The following are from one region of the Nicotiana tomentosiformis chromosome 7, ASM39032v3, whole genome shotgun sequence genome:
- the LOC104088051 gene encoding BTB/POZ domain-containing protein At3g05675, translating to MEIAPNESKTPSKIGDRPTSDVVVRLRTQDGRDDWLYCHSHILVEESKYFADRLSDSWPTCQILDSRSCVEVYCEEPDLDYHVNVLRLFYVIADSLMTEICHGVRNALGILRVAVKFGCPRIIAVCVDYLEAVPWEEAEEEELLNTIPGMGSKVEPVLARLQPVNPTAVMKIFLAALQFATSSPPSPLNDLKTTAQEQLEYLLTEDDDAPLLTADEEIKLEVIRCANRLFDRFNNLVESLLCDLQESISDAGKLQSLHSCLTDLSWACQILGKLEIMRDFVCSWTELSMKLVIIFQQKESENQILKTKLKVLEVTAKVLEAVGYGIVALPTVKRLHMVKLWLPFVRSMKPLVDSETEDDLTIKVDSELWQSLESAFVSIILALPSVDQAEILTEWLKNQQIRYPDLTEAFEVWCYRSKVSKRRLAALGEEHNTAKTV from the exons ATGGAGATAGCC CCTAATGAATCAAAGACACCAAGCAAGATTGGAGATAGACCAACCAGTGATGTTGTCGTAAGGCTTAGAACGCAGGATGGCCGTGATGATTGGCTTTACTGCCATTCACATATTCTTGTCGAAGAGAGCAAATATTTTGCTGATCGGTTATCAGATAGTTGGCCAACATGTCAGATTCTTGACTCGCGCAGTTGTGTTGAGGTTTACTGTGAAGAACCTGATTTGGACTACCATGTCAATGTCCTTCGACTCTTCTATGTCATTGCAGATAGTTTAATGACTGAAATTTGCCACGGTGTCAGGAATGCCCTTGGCATTTTGCGGGTTGCTGTCAAGTTTGGATGCCCAAGAATTATTGCAGTGTGTGTGGATTATTTGGAAGCAGTCCCATGGGAGGAAGCTGAAGAGGAGGAGCTATTAAATACTATACCAGGCATGGGATCTAAAGTGGAACCAGTACTTGCTCGTCTCCAACCAGTCAATCCTACTGCAGTAATGAAGATTTTTCTTGCGGCCCTTCAATTTGCTACATCATCACCTCCTTCTCCTTTGAATGATCTGAAAACCACTGCTCAAGAACAGCTTGAATACCTGCTTACTGAGGATGATGATGCTCCTTTACTGACTGCCGATGAAGAAATAAAGCTAGAAGTCATACGATGTGCCAACAGGCTGTTTGATAGATTTAACAACCTCGTAGAATCTCTACTGTGTGATCTCCAAGAATCAATTTCAGATGCTGGGAAATTGCAATCATTGCATTCCTGTTTAACAGATTTGTCATGGGCATGTCAGATATTAGGAAAGCTGGAAATTATGAGAGATTTTGTTTGCAGCTGGACAGAGTTGTCAATGAAACTAGttataatttttcaacaaaaagaATCAGAAAATCAAATTCTAAAAACAAAGCTGAAGGTTCTTGAGGTGACGGCAAAAGTATTAGAGGCAGTAGGATATGGCATAGTTGCGTTACCTACTGTAAAACGACTTCACATGGTGAAGCTCTGGCTTCCTTTTGTCCGATCCATGAAGCCTTTAGTTGATTCGGAAACTGAGGATGATCTCACAATAAAAGTTGATAGTGAGTTATGGCAATCCTTGGAGTCGGCATTTGTTTCCATTATACTTGCATTGCCATCAGTTGATCAGGCAGAGATTTTAACTGAGTGGTTGAAAAATCAGCAGATTCGATATCCAGACCTCACCGAGGCATTTGAAGTGTGGTGTTACAGGTCCAAGGTTTCCAAGCGAAGGCTGGCAGCACTTGGGGAAGAGCACAATACAGCTAAGACAGTATGA